TGTTCCGATAAAACCGGAACCTTGACCCAAAATAAAATGGTCGTGCAGAAGGTTCAAACAGATAGTTATTGTTATGACGTGACTGGAGAAGGATACATACCAAAAGGAGATATAATCGCTCAAGATAGCGATGAATACGAGATTAGCGGCTCAATTAAACAACTTTTAACCGCTTGTATTTTGTGTAATGATGCCTTATTGCAGAAAAAAGATGATAATTGGGAAATTCTCGGAGATCCCACAGAAGGGGCCTTATTAACCCTAGCAGGTAAAGGAGGACTGTATCGGGAAGATTTTGTCTTAGAAATGCCCCGTGTTGCCGAAATTCCCTTTTCCTCCGACCGAAAACGAATGTCAGTCATCGTCAAAATAGGAGAAGTGGAGGATGTGAACCTTCACGCCTATGAGATGTTTACTAAAGGGTCGCCAGAGATTGTTTTAGAACGCTGTACAGCCTTACAAGAAGGAGAAGGATATATACCCCTCAACGATGCACAAAGAAAACGTATTTTAGCTCAAAATGACCAATGGGCGGCTCAAGGATTACGAGTATTAGGATTTGCCTATAACTCTATGGCTGAGATTCCCGATGAAGCACTAGAAGAAAATGCGGAAACAGGCTTAATTTGGCTAGGATTGGTAGGAATGCTCGATGCTCCCCGAAAAGAGGTCAAAGGCGCGGTATTACTCTGTCGACAAGCCGGAATTCGCCCCATTATGATTACAGGGGATCATCAATTAACTGCTAAGGCGATCGCCACAGATTTAGGCATTGCCCAAGCTAATGACACCATTCTCACTGGACGAGATTTACAGCAGATGACTCCGGCAGAATTAGAGCAAATTGTCGGTAGTGTGAGTGTTTATGCCCGTGTTTCCCCAGAACATAAGCTTCGCATTGTCCAAGCTTTACAAAACCGAGGAGAGTTTGTCGCTATGACGGGGGATGGGGTCAATGATGCGCCGGCCCTGAAACAAGCAGATATAGGTATTGCGATGGGTATCACCGGAACTGATGTTAGTAAAGAAGCGAGTGATGCCATTCTCTTAGATGATAATTTTGCCACTATTGTCGCAGCAACAGAAGAAGGACGGGTCGTTTATGACAATATTCGTCGCTTTATCAAATACATTTTAGGTAGTAATATTGGAGAAGTTCTGGTTATTGCGGCTGCCCCCCTGATTGGTTTAGGAGGCGTTCCCTTGTCCCCCTTACAAATTCTTTGGATGAACCTTGTTACTGATGGTTTACCTGCCTTAGCTTTGGCTATGGAACCGGCAGAACCCAATGTGATGCAACGTCCCCCCTATAGCCCCCGTGAGAGTATTTTCTCAAGAGGTTTGGGCTTATATATGGTAAGAATTGGCATTATTTTTGCTATTTTAACCATTATCTTAATGATATTCGCTTATGATTACGTCAAAACACCTGGTTTAACTGGTGATCCCGAACGTTGGAAAACGATGGTATTTACTACTCTTTGTTTAGCACAGATGGGTCATGCTTTAGCGGTGCGGTCTGATAGTCAATTAACTATAGAACTCAATCCTTTTTCTAATCCCTATGTTTTGGCCGCAGTAAGTTTTACCACTTTACTACAGTTTTTATTAATTTATGTTCCACCTTTACAGGTATTTTTTGGAACTCATCCTTTAAGTTTGAATGAACTTTTAATTTGTTTAGGGTTTAGTGCTTTGATGTTTGTTTGGATTGAATTAGAAAAGTTAGTGCATCGCTGGTTTCTATCCAAAAAATGATTGAATCATAACCGTTAATCATTGAGGTTTGTAGTTATTAAGGTTTATTAAAGAACCCGAAGCCCTTACTACAAACCGATTTTACTAAAAAAAAACTGTTCTCATCTGCAAATTTATGCCAACACCAATCCTGTTAACTCTAACTGTCATTATTGTTGCTTTAGTTGCCTTTATCTTTGAATGGTTGCCCGCCGATTTAACCTCAATTTCAGTAGCTGTTGTTCTGATTGTCTTAGGATTAGTAAAACCCGATGAAGGTATTTCAGGATTTGGTAATTCGGCCACTATCACTGTCATGGCCATGTTTATCCTAAGTGCTGGAATTACCCGAACAGGGGTAATTCAATTTGTACGGGATTTCTTAATAAGATGGGGAGGAAAAAACGCCAATCAGCAAATTTTAGTGATGGGATTAATTGTCGGACCTATTACTGCTTTTATTAATAATACTGCCGTTGTTGCGATATTTTTACCCATTGTAGAAGCTTGGTGTAAACAACAGAAAATCTCAGTTTCTAAAATGCTCATTCCTCTCTCTTATGCAACAGTTTTAGGGGGAATGATTACGGTGATTGGAACCTCAACAAACATTTTAGCTAGTGGTATTTCTAAACAATTAGGTTATGGGGAATTTGGTTTATTTCAGTTTACGGGTTTAGGGATTATTACCTTTATCTTAGGATTGATTTACCTAACTATTGCTGCCCCGAAATTATTACCCGAAAGGATTCCGGCTCAAGATAATTTAACAAGTAGAAACTATGACTTAAAAGATTATGTAACAGAAGTAATTATTTTACCTAGTTCCAGTTTAGTTAACCAAACACTTAGGCAGAGTGCTATTCAAAGAAAGTTTGATATTGATATTCTAGAATTAATTCGCAATGATACTCATTTTTCTCAACCCCTTGCAGATAAAGTTTTAGCCGTTGGCGATGTTCTTTTAGTACGAGGAAGTCGGGATAATTTACTACAAATTAAAGATGAAAGAGGCATAGAAATATTAGCTGATGTTAAATTTGGTAAATTAGAAGAAGAAATGACTCAAGATGAAGAAAAAATAGCTGAAGTCTTGGTATTATCTAACTCTCGGTTAATTGGTTCTACCCTCAAAGATTTGAGATTTAGACAACGTTATAATGCAACGGTTTTAGCCATTCGTCGAGGGGAAGAATTAGTCAGAGAAAGGCTGGGAAAAGTATCCATACGTTTTGGAGATTTATTATTAATACAAGCCCCCAAAGAAAGTTTTATTGGATTACAAACTACTAGAGAACTTTTAGTCTTAGAAGAGAAGGAATTAGAAGGCTTAAGAACGGATAAAGCTTGGATGGCTCTAGTCATTATTTTAGGGGTTATTATAACAGCAGCATTCGATATAATGCCGATTTTAGTCAGTAGCTTAATCGGGGTTATTTTGATGGTAATAACAGGTTGTTTGAAACCCGGTGAAGTGTATGGTTCAGTTCGTTGGGATATCATTTTTCTCTTAGCAGGTTTAATTCCTTTAGGAATAGCCATGGAAAATTCAGGAACAACTGTATGGTTGGCTAAATATTTAGTAGTCGTTGGAGAGAATTTATCGGGTTATTGGATATTAATGTTTTTCTATTTAATTACCTCTTTTCTAACAGAACTTCTGTCTAATAATGCCACAGTTGTGTTAATGATTCCGGTAGCTGTAGAAGTAGCAAAAACTCTACAATACAATCCTCTGGCTTTTATGTTTGTCGTCACTTTTGCTGCTTCTAATAGTTATTTAACTCCGATTGGATACCAAACAAATACGATGGTTTATGCACCCGGAGGTTATAAGTTTTGGGACTTTACCATCATCGGTTTGCCCTTGAACCTAATGTTAACAATTGTTACTCCAGCCCTCATTATCTGGCTGTATGGAATTTAATCTTAAGTATTTATCATCGTTTTTGTATAATAAGTATCCAAATTAACATAAATTTAGGATGCTCAATTCCAGGATTTTAGCTATACTTTAACTGATGACAAGTTATTGGAGATTAGTATAGCTAAAATTATCTTTGTTAAATAAAGCTTAAATCTTTGTAGAGTCGGTGAGATAAATCTTAAATTGAGAGACTCAAGCAAAAATCAAATATCAGCCATAACCAACTATTAATAATAGTTTTGTCTTTTTTAAGATTAATTTGATAAACTATTTCCAAGACTTTACCAAACAAAGGAGAATAATAACATTAATGAATTTACCCGCACTTATTTCTATATCAAGCTTTATCGGTGTCATGTTTTTTATTATGACCGAAAGGCTGCACTTAACGACAGCAGCTTTTTTAGGGGCATTAATTTTAGTATTTACCCATGTAATGACTTTGCAAGAGGCAGTTGATTATATCAGCAAAAGTCATGGAACTTTAGCCCTATTTTTTGGAGTAATGATCTTAGTTAGGGCTTTTGAACCTACAAAGGTTTTTGAATATTTAGCTACTCAAATGGTGTTACTTGCTAAAGGCAGTGGTAAGCTTTTAGTATTAGGAGTGATAGCCATTACAACCCCAATTTGTGCGGTTTTACCTAATGCTACGACGGTCATGCTTTTAGCACCGTTAATTCCTCCAATTGCGCAAGAAATAGGAGTAGATTTTGTTCCTTTACTCATTCTCATGGTATTTGTTGCTAACAGTGCAGGATTGTTAACTATAGTTGGTGATCCTGCTACTTTTATTGTAGGAGATTCTATTAATTTAAGTTTTATTGAATATTTATCCAGATTAAGTTTAGGAGGAGTTCTTGCTGTAGTTACAATTTTAGCCATGTCTCCCTTCCTATTTTCTAAAATATGGAACACAAAATTTACCCATTTAGATGAGTTACCTCGAACCAAAATTAATCATCCTAAAGTGTTAATGGTCGGAGGAGTAATCATTGCTTTTGTCTTGTTATTTTTTGTCATCGGTGAGTCTTTACCTGTTCCCATTTCTCCGGCATCTGTAGCTTTATTAGGAGCAGTACTAGCTTTAATATTAGCTAACCAAAGTAAAATTGACACGGTGAATAATATCCTTAAAGATTTAGACTGGAGTACCTTGGTATTTTTCATGTCCATCTTTGTCATAATT
This genomic interval from Aphanothece sacrum FPU1 contains the following:
- a CDS encoding cation-translocating P-type ATPase; protein product: MTFPTTSTQVSTSFPDITSPWHSFSAEESLDKFQSDPEQGLTQEQINQRQQYFGPNELKDTGGRSPLTILWEQFTNIMLVMLMAVAVISGILDLRQGTFPKDAVAISAIVILNGLLGYLQESKAEKALAALKNLSSPKVRVIRQGIVQEISAKELVPGDIMLLEAGVQLAADGRLLEAQNLQIRESALTGEAETVNKQADMILGEDASLGDRLNLVFQATEVVQGRGKVLVTKTAMETEIGHIAAMIQGVETEDTPLQQRMSQLGNVLVSSSLALVVLVVIVGVLRSGWQHFEALLEVSLSMAVAVVPEGLPAVVTVTLAIGTQRMVRRHALIRKLPAVETLGSVTTICSDKTGTLTQNKMVVQKVQTDSYCYDVTGEGYIPKGDIIAQDSDEYEISGSIKQLLTACILCNDALLQKKDDNWEILGDPTEGALLTLAGKGGLYREDFVLEMPRVAEIPFSSDRKRMSVIVKIGEVEDVNLHAYEMFTKGSPEIVLERCTALQEGEGYIPLNDAQRKRILAQNDQWAAQGLRVLGFAYNSMAEIPDEALEENAETGLIWLGLVGMLDAPRKEVKGAVLLCRQAGIRPIMITGDHQLTAKAIATDLGIAQANDTILTGRDLQQMTPAELEQIVGSVSVYARVSPEHKLRIVQALQNRGEFVAMTGDGVNDAPALKQADIGIAMGITGTDVSKEASDAILLDDNFATIVAATEEGRVVYDNIRRFIKYILGSNIGEVLVIAAAPLIGLGGVPLSPLQILWMNLVTDGLPALALAMEPAEPNVMQRPPYSPRESIFSRGLGLYMVRIGIIFAILTIILMIFAYDYVKTPGLTGDPERWKTMVFTTLCLAQMGHALAVRSDSQLTIELNPFSNPYVLAAVSFTTLLQFLLIYVPPLQVFFGTHPLSLNELLICLGFSALMFVWIELEKLVHRWFLSKK
- a CDS encoding SLC13 family permease, with amino-acid sequence MPTPILLTLTVIIVALVAFIFEWLPADLTSISVAVVLIVLGLVKPDEGISGFGNSATITVMAMFILSAGITRTGVIQFVRDFLIRWGGKNANQQILVMGLIVGPITAFINNTAVVAIFLPIVEAWCKQQKISVSKMLIPLSYATVLGGMITVIGTSTNILASGISKQLGYGEFGLFQFTGLGIITFILGLIYLTIAAPKLLPERIPAQDNLTSRNYDLKDYVTEVIILPSSSLVNQTLRQSAIQRKFDIDILELIRNDTHFSQPLADKVLAVGDVLLVRGSRDNLLQIKDERGIEILADVKFGKLEEEMTQDEEKIAEVLVLSNSRLIGSTLKDLRFRQRYNATVLAIRRGEELVRERLGKVSIRFGDLLLIQAPKESFIGLQTTRELLVLEEKELEGLRTDKAWMALVIILGVIITAAFDIMPILVSSLIGVILMVITGCLKPGEVYGSVRWDIIFLLAGLIPLGIAMENSGTTVWLAKYLVVVGENLSGYWILMFFYLITSFLTELLSNNATVVLMIPVAVEVAKTLQYNPLAFMFVVTFAASNSYLTPIGYQTNTMVYAPGGYKFWDFTIIGLPLNLMLTIVTPALIIWLYGI
- a CDS encoding ArsB/NhaD family transporter: MNLPALISISSFIGVMFFIMTERLHLTTAAFLGALILVFTHVMTLQEAVDYISKSHGTLALFFGVMILVRAFEPTKVFEYLATQMVLLAKGSGKLLVLGVIAITTPICAVLPNATTVMLLAPLIPPIAQEIGVDFVPLLILMVFVANSAGLLTIVGDPATFIVGDSINLSFIEYLSRLSLGGVLAVVTILAMSPFLFSKIWNTKFTHLDELPRTKINHPKVLMVGGVIIAFVLLFFVIGESLPVPISPASVALLGAVLALILANQSKIDTVNNILKDLDWSTLVFFMSIFVIIGGLEKTGVTSYLSGVLAVVIGKNIILGSLILLFSVGILSSVVPNIPLVVAMVPLLKEYIVNIGMASPDILSPDFSGSFPPEVLPLFYAMMFGATLGGNGTLIGASSNIVAAGVSEQHGRPISFQTFLKYGLPVMAMQLIVSALYVVIFFLI